In the Ranitomeya imitator isolate aRanImi1 chromosome 2, aRanImi1.pri, whole genome shotgun sequence genome, gcaaaacgcccacgaccattgcctcgaccaatcagcgacggccacagtccggcggcaatatggccgctctttcctccctgcagtcagtgcccgctccatactcccctccagtcatccagtcaaccctgacacagggttaatgccagcgttatcggagcacggtgtaacgcactccagttatgcagctattaaccctgtgtgaccaacttttaactattgatgctgcgtatgcagcatcaatagtaaaacaatctaatgttaaaaataataattaaaaaaaaaaaaggttattctcaccctccgacgtgcgtgctgtcctcggtagggttgagcgaccttcacttttataggatcgggtcgggtttcacgaaacccgacttttggaaaagtcgggtcgagtgaaatcggccgatcctataaaaaagtcggggtcggggtcggccgaaactcgaaacccaatgcagtgcattgggtttccatggttcccagggtctgaaggagcggaaactctccttcaggccctgggatccatatttaagtgtaaaatatagaattaaaataaaaaatattgcaatacttaccctctgacgcgccctggtactaaccggcagccttcctccttcgaatccgcgcttctaggaccttgccgtgacgtcgcggtgacgtcgcggcttgtgattggccgcgcggccgcccatgtgaccgctcgcgcggccaatcacaagccgcgacgtcacccgcgacgtcaccgaaggtcctggaagggctgattcttaggaaggaaggctgtcggaaggtatattaggtatatactcaccctcggaagcgccctgcttccttccgacagccttccttcctaagaatcagcccttccaggaccttcggtgacgtcgcgggtgacgtcgcggcttgtgattggccgcgcgagcggtcacatgggcggccgcgcggccaatcacaagccgcgacgtcaccgcgacgtcacggcaaggtcctagaagcgcggattcgaaggaggaaggctgccggttagtaccagggcgcgtcagagggtaagtattgcaatattttttattttaattctatattttacactttaatctgaattccgataccaattcccgatatcttaaaaatatcgggaatcgggatcggaattccgattccagattcaaaagatcgccgacttcatggccgaccccccactggggtcgggtcgggtttcatgaaacccgaccttgccaaaagtcggcgacttttgaacaatttagacccgtttcgctcaaccctagtccttggtagtgcaagcggcaggttccggttccaaagatgctatgcgagaaggaccttccatgacgtcacggtcatgtgaccatgacgtcatcacaggtaccaaccctgggactggaagctgccacgtgcaccgcacacaggtgacaggactacaaggggccttcggagggtgagtatatgtttcttttttaacctgttacatacgtggctgggcaatatactacttagcttggcaatatactacgtgactggccaatatactacgtgactgggcagtatactacgtggctgtatactacgtggctctgtgctgtatactacgtcgctgtgcaatatactacgtgactgggtaatatactacgtgactgggcaatatactacgtcactggggaatatactacgtgactgggcaatatactacgtgactgggcaatatactacgtggctgtgctgtatactacgtggctctgtgctgtatactacttcgctgtgcaatatactacataactgggcaatatactacgtggttgggcaatatactacgtcactgggcaatatactacgtcactgggcaatatactacgtcactgggcaatatactacgtaactgtgcaatatactacgtgactgggcaatatactacgtggctgggtaatatactacgtcactgggcaatatactacgtggctgggcaatatactacatggctgggcaatatagtacgtgactgggcaatatactacgtcactgggcaatatactaggtggctgggcaatatactacgtggttgggcaatatactacgtgggctgtgcaatatactacgtggacatgcatattctagaatacccgatgcgttataatcgggccaccatctagtctactatataaagctgaatgtgtgtatgtgtgtatgtccgggattggtatctgcaccgtcgcagctacagccacaaaattttgcacagtcacacgtctggaccccgagagcgtcataggctatattgtgaggcgaaattttaaccccgcgcgttccaattcaccaaacaattttgcccctatctacataatggggaaaaaagtgaaaggaaaagtgttggaagcgtcgcagctacagcaacaaaattttgcacagtcacacgtctggaccccgagagcgtcataggctacgttgtgaggtgaaattttaaccccgcgctttccaattcaccaaactatttttcccctatctacataatggggaaaagtgaaaggaaaagtgttggaggcaaattgacagctgccagatgtgaacaagggggacttaaagaatgagagcgatggcgcaaaagagtatataccgatcagttgctaaggtggggccccgacatgagatactcaccacacatggggatatgaacacacacacaaaatgcgccacacactaccacgtgcttgaacacatataccaccctcagcacacatttcaccacacatacaccaacctcgccacataaaagtcgaaacacaaaagtcgccgctcaaaactcgccacgcgcaaaactcgccacatgcaaaaactaggctcacgcaaaactcgccacaagtgcaaaactcacctcatggaaaactcgccacacgcaaaacttgcacacgcggaaaaattgccacatgcacaaaatttgcaacacatgcaaaagttgcctcacacaaaacttgcacatactcaaaaggcaccagacataaaactcaccacgcgcaaaactcgccatgcgcaaaacttgctgcacacaacttgctacactaacctgtcacatgcaactcgacacacaaaaagtttctacacgcatgttgccacacaaaactcatctcacaaaagtcgctacatgcatgtcgccacacacaactcaacacacacaacttgacaaacgaaactcgccctaaaacacacacaagtctggtattagccttcaaatataaaaatctgattaataagcagacaaactacaagagcagcaaatgtaccatataggaaatacagcagctgtcagtcacatgacctgtctattatgtgtatgtgtgagctaatatatactgctagggggagggcttcctgttggctggggatttatcaggctgccaatttatcttacaaatactgaggtaaaaatactgagcaaataacgtgttaacgaggtctaatacaggagatcacacaggtatatactatatacaggggagatgacacacagatatatactatatacaggagagatgacacacaggtatatactatatagaggaggagatgacatacaggtacatactatatacaggaggagatgacatacaggtatatactatatacaggaggagatgacacacaggtatgtactatatacaggagcagattacctacaggtatatactatatacaggaggagatgacatacaggtatatgctatatatagaagatgacatacaggtatatactatatacaggaggagatgacacacatatatatactatatacaggggagatgacacacaggtatatactatatacaggaggagatgacatacaggtatatactatatatagaaggagatgacatacaggtatatactatatataagaggagatgacatacaggtatatactatatatagaaggagatgacatacaggtatatactatatataagaggagatgacatacaggtatatactatatataggaggagatgacatacaggtatatgctatatatataggaggagatgacatacaggtatatactatatacaggggagatgacacacagcaggtatatactatatacaggggagatgacatacaggtatatactatatacaggagatgacatacaggtgtatactatatataagggagatgacaaacatgtatatactgaggtgaaaatgagaggtgtgaggtgaaaatgaaaaggtgtgagtgcaaaattagaggagtgagggaaaatagtgtagtgatcggaaaatgacagatgtgaggtcgaaatgacaagtgttagggggaatgagaggagtgagggagaaaatgagaggtgtgagggagaaaatgagagatgtgagggggaaaattaaagatgtgattgggaaaataagagaagtgacgtgctataactaaccacagatatttactatgcccaggcaacgccgggctcttcagctagtctaatatataaagctgaatgtgtgtatgtgtgtatgtgtgtatgtgtgtatgtatgtccgggattggcatctgcaccgtcgcagctacagccacaaaattttgcacagtcacacgtctggaccctgagagcgtcataggctatgttgtgaggtgaaattttaaccccgcactttccaattcaccaaactattttgcccctatctacataatggggaaaaagtgaaaggaaaagtgttggaggcgtcgaagctacagccaccaaatcttgcacagtcacacgtctgaaccctgagagcgtcataggctatgttgtgaggtgaaattttaaccccgcactttccaattcaccaaactattttgcccctatctacataatggggaaaaagtgaaaggaaaagtgatggaggcgtcgcagctacagccacaaaattttgcacagtcacacgtctggaccctgagagcgtcataggctatgttgtgaggtgaaattttaaccccgtgctttccaattcaccaaacaattttgcccctatttacataatgggaaaaaatgaaaggaaaagtgttggaggcaaattgacagctgccagatgttaacaagggggacgtaaagcgtgagagcgatggcgccaaagagtatataccgtacagttgctaaggtggggccccgacatgggatactcaccacacacggggatatgaacacacacacaaaatgtgccacacactaccacgtgcttgaacacatatcaccctcagcacacatttcaccacacattctccaacctcgccacataaaagtcgaaacacaaaagtcgccgctcaaaactcgccatgcgcagaactcgccacatgcaaaaactaggctcacgcaaaactcgccacaagtgcaaaactcacctcatggaaaactcgccaaacgcaaaacttgcacacgcggaaaaattgccacatgcacaaaagttgcaacacatgcaaaatttgcctcacacaaaacttgcacatactcaaaaggcaccacacaaagctcgccatgcgcaaaactcgccatgcgcaaaacttgctgcacacaagttgctacactaacctgtcacatgcaactcgacacacaaaaagttgctacacgcatgttgccacacaaaactcatctcacaaaagtcgctacatacatgtcgccacacgcaaatcaacacacacaacttgacaaacgaaactcgccctaaaacacacacaagtctggtcttatccttcaaaaataaaaatctgattaataagcagacaaactacaacaaatgtaccataaaggaaatacggcagctgtcagtcacatgacctgtctattatgtgtctgtgtgagctaatatatactgccaggggagggcttcctgctggctggggatttatcaggctgccaatttagcttacaaatactgaggtaaaaatactgagcaaataacgtgtgaacgaggtctaatacaggaggagatgacacacaggtatatactatatacaggagagatgacacacaggtatatactatatagaggaggagatgacatacaggtacatatatatacaggaggagatgacatacaggtatatactatatacaggaggagatgacacacaggtatatgctatatacaggagcagatgacctacaggtatatactatatacaggaggagatgacatacaggtatatgctatatatagaagatgacatgcaggtatatactatatacaggaggagatgacacacagatatatactatatacaggggagatgacacacaggtatatactatatacaggaggagatgacatacaggtatatactatatatagaaggagatgacattcaggtatatactatatataggggagatgacacacagcaggtatataatatatacaggggagatgacatacatttatatactatatacaggagatgacatacagatgtatactatatataagggagatgacaaacatgtatatactgaggtgatgaggtgaaaatgagaggtgtgaggtgaaaatgaaaaggtgtgagtgcaaaatgagaggagtgaggaaaaataatggagtgatcagaaaatgacagatgtgaggttgaaatgacaagtgttaggggggaatgagaggagtgagggagaaaatgagagatgtgagggagaaaatgagagatgtgagggggaaaatgaaagacgtgattgggaaaatgagaggcgtgatgggaaaataagagaagtgaggtgctataactaaccacagatatttactatgcccaggcaacgccgggctcttcagctagtctaatatataaagctgaatgtgtgtgtgtgtatgtgtgtatgtccgggattggcatctgcaccgtcgcagctacagccacaaaattttgcacagtcatacgtctggaccctgagagcgtcataggctatgttgttaggcgaaattttaaccccgcgctttccaattcaccaaacaattttgcccccatctacataatgggaaaaaatgaaaggaaaagtgttggaggcaaattgacagctgccagatgtgaacaagggggacttaaagaatgagagcgatggcgccaaagagtatataccgcacagttgctaaggtggggccccgacatgggatactcaccacacacggggatatgaacacacacaaaatgcgccacacactaccatgtgcttgaacacatattaccctcagtacacatttcaccacaaatacaccaacctcgccacataaaagttgaaactcaaaagtcgccactcaaaactcgccacgcgcagaaatcgccacatgcaaaaactaggctcttgcaaaactcgccacaagtacaaaactcacctcatggaaaactcgccacatgcaaaacttgcacacgcggaaaaattgccacatgcacaaaagttgcaacacatgcaaaagttgcctcacacaaaacttgcacatactcaaaaggcaccacacataaaactcgccacgcgcaaaactcgccatgcgcaaaacttgctgcacacaacttgctacactaacctgtcacatgcaactcgacacacaaaaagttgctacacgcatgttgccacacaaaactcatctcacaaaagtcgctacatgcatgtcgccacacgcaactcaacatacacaacttgacaaacgaaactcgccctaaaacaatacaggagagatgacacacaggtatatactatatagaggaggagatgacatacaggtacatatatatacaggaggagatgacatacaggtatatactatatacaggaggagatgacatacaggtatatgctatatatagaagatgacatgcaggtatatactatatacaggaggagatgacacacagatatatactatatacaggggagatgacacacaggtatatactatatacaggaggagatgacatacaggtatatgctatatatagaagatgacatgcaggtatatactatatacaggaggagatgacacacagatatatactatatacaggggagatgacacacaggtatatactatatacaggaggagatgacatacaggtatatactatatatagaaggagatgacattcaggtatatactatatacaggagatgacatacagatgtatactatatataagggagatgacaaacatgtatatactgaggtaatgaggtgaaaatgagaggtgtgaggtgaaaatgaaaaggtgtgagtgcaaaatgagaggagtgaggaaaaatagtggagtgatcagaaaatgacagatgtgaggttgaaatgacaagtgttaggggggaatgagaggagtgagggagaaaatgagagatgtgagggggaaaatgagaggcgtgatgggaaaataagagaagtgaggtgctacaactaaccacagatatttactatgcccaggcaacgccgggctcttcagctagtatatatatatatatatacctattctatgtgtacacatttattctacctattctactgtaagctgtcagtgtgattttactgtacaccgcactgaattgccggcttttctctctaacagcgctgcgtattcctcgcaagtcacactgctggtccgtgtgtaatccgtatttttggggcttccatagactttcattggcgttttatttgcgcaatacggtgacaaatgcagcatgctgcgattttctacggccgtagaaagccgtaaaatacggcagataggagcaggggcatagagaataattgtgccgtatgttatgcgagttttactgatgtagtttctgcgctcttacgtccgtaaaactcgcaagtgtgacgccggcctaacagatggacagaactggagaggtgaggactctggaaatgtctgtagtgaaatttattaatgtgtctctccataaccaggattacacagtactgAAGAAAACctttagtgagcgctgtcaggaccctgtgtctgagggatggggaagacccctgagcccaatcacggggcctccacctcaccccctgatacatgagaacatcaatgaccagaagattttagaactcacctacaagatgattgagctgctgactggagaggtgacactgctgggaatgctgggacattatacagtaacactatgaagggatcgggggatgatggtatcattgtatgtgtcaggttcctataaggtgtcaggatgtcgccgtctatttctccatggaggagtgggagtatttagaaggacacaaagatctgtacaaggacgtcatgatggaggttccccagcccctcacatcaccaggtaatagaactaaatacacacggcctataattatctgtatgtaaagaatgaattcagtccctgtgtgtttcctccagatctatccagtaagaggacaacaccagagagatgtccccgtcctcttcttccacaggactgtaaacaagaagatcccaatgttcctcaggatcatcaggtagatggagagaaggtgtcatgagatctcccctatgatgtgtagacggctgtgaaggtcttgtgctcagtcttgttttatcccccagtattatatgttttatacttgtgtaatgagaacggtggagatggcaggattagagctgatcatagatgtgacttctccatctgtctgtgacttttacaatattcgtttcagggtgaagatctgacccatattaatactacagagacatatgtgagaggtgatgagcggtgtaaagaggagattcctgcaGATAActgcccaggtgagtagtaaccactaaatgcagagaagtcacagattcttctcagtcatcgACTATGGCTGCTGATGTATTCCATATCACAATCAagcgatcaccattttgcctctggaCCACAACATTCTCATCCACCCAAATCTGTTCAAAtcactttgggcattgaaagcccttttctatagaactgacAACCTGGACAATCCATCTACCCCCTGAGATTATAAGATGCAGATCGTTACCTGcctagatctgtaaactacaaagccaaatgacagcataCATAGAATGTgttgacaagttagaaaatcacttgaagaaaaatattatgatgggaaaacggagggtaatgatgctgttggttcctagaaccctgatatcttattggatgaatctaccttctctcccttctgtgctgctgaatgtgatcatatggtccctacaagaccaggtccagtctttctgactACACTTCAGTTTAATGATCGACAGCATTGAATATGCGGTGAGACCTAGTGTGAATTTCTATACAATAACAACAAAGTtttcctttatcctgacttttcaatttcttttcAAACGTATTAACTTTAcacaggattgtgataaactacaaaAGAATTACACCTGTACCAAGATACCTCTCTAAGCTGTGCGTGACTGATGGATGTAATATTCACTTGTGCAGGAAATGTGTTGGCATGGCtcaagccctggtttcatggattcattaCACGTAATAAATTACATTATGTCTTCGATCATAATgatttcagattactgcacaatctcttctGAAAAGAAGagcactaatactttctctactgTTCTGGTCAGGACTCTTAGTAGCTCCAATATTCCACCAAAATGAGTGTAACTTCGGTTTATTCTATACCTTTGTTACAGGTtcattctgtatgatagtttgattgtggtgtGATTAGCCTGCCAAAATTATGTTAGTCTGCAACTCTTTCAGTATTTAAAATGGTCTCCATTACTTCTTCCAAATGCCTGAGACCTAAATTTAGGACACCTCAACTCTACAATCAAAGTTCTCTTTGAATGTCTAAGGCTGGTTACACACTTGCGTCTCGTagcgctgcggatggcagcgtacttcctaccTCCGTGAAGCCCTGCTTACTTCCGGCTGCGTCCAGagtttccctgcgtacctatctttaatattgggtacgcagggaTTCATTCGTTGGATTTGAGGTGTGCGGCGACCGAACGCATGTGGATACATCCGCATCCAACATATGACCCtgcgtacccaatattaaagataggtatgcagggaaaCGCTGGACGCAGCTGGCAGTAGGCGGAACTTCACGGAGGAAGGAAGTACGCTGCTACGAGACGAAAGTGTGAAACCAGACTAATATTTCTCCTTGAAACTCATCTGATAGAAAATATTGGCCCCTACGATAATTTAATTCCCAAGAGTCACAAAGCCACATACTCTAATTACCTTCATAGAG is a window encoding:
- the LOC138663285 gene encoding gastrula zinc finger protein XlCGF66.1-like, which codes for MDRDKMAERILHLTLEILFRLTGEDYTVLKKTFSERCQDPVSEGWGRPLSPITGPPPHPLIHENINDQKILELTYKMIELLTGEVPIRCQDVAVYFSMEEWEYLEGHKDLYKDVMMEVPQPLTSPDLSSKRTTPERCPRPLLPQDCKQEDPNVPQDHQGEDLTHINTTETYVRGDERCKEEIPADNCPGL